The Streptomyces aurantiacus genome includes a region encoding these proteins:
- a CDS encoding FG-GAP and VCBS repeat-containing protein, with protein sequence MRARTLAATAVVAALTAAGLTLPLAGSAAAATAPRFDFNGDGYADIAVGMPNATVNGKAKAGYISVIYGGPQSPSQSTGVISQAEAGIPGTPEAGDRFGSSVAPADVNGDGVFELVVGASGESLTSDQLKDEGTITVLDGLAWNVKGTTVARGVSEYSSIGRTIATGDYDGDGDTDLAYGESGEENGALRFRPGPLTADPVTTTTVRRYSMGGSTRALATGDFDGDGRDDLAATWQGLEDSSTFITRWDAQAQPAQWWADADRGSALAAADFDGDGTDDLAVGLVQPNTESETTHCEDRLGGALLRLKGSKSAQFGTENECITQSSPEVGGSAEEGDDFGTALAAGDLNGDNRPELVVGVPGEDVGTVKDAGGYVVMNGTEHGPYGGLARSQSTPNMPGTAEAGDRFGAQVTVGDYNRDGLWDTAVSAPGENAGEPRSGGVWFAPSSTEETYPPGKSLTPFGFALPNGAIKYGEVLGL encoded by the coding sequence GTGCGCGCACGCACCCTTGCTGCCACCGCCGTCGTAGCGGCACTCACCGCAGCAGGCCTGACTCTTCCGCTCGCCGGGAGTGCCGCAGCTGCAACGGCTCCGCGGTTCGACTTCAACGGCGACGGATACGCGGACATCGCGGTCGGCATGCCCAACGCCACAGTGAACGGCAAGGCCAAAGCCGGCTACATCAGCGTGATCTACGGCGGCCCGCAGAGTCCTAGCCAGTCCACCGGCGTCATCAGCCAGGCCGAGGCCGGCATACCCGGCACGCCCGAGGCGGGCGACCGCTTCGGCTCCTCCGTGGCACCTGCCGACGTGAACGGCGACGGAGTCTTCGAGCTCGTCGTCGGCGCGAGCGGCGAGTCGCTCACTTCCGATCAGCTCAAGGACGAGGGCACCATCACCGTCCTGGACGGCTTGGCGTGGAACGTCAAGGGCACCACCGTGGCCAGGGGCGTGTCCGAGTACAGCAGCATCGGCCGCACCATCGCCACGGGTGACTACGACGGCGACGGCGACACAGACCTCGCGTACGGCGAGAGCGGCGAGGAGAACGGCGCGCTCCGCTTCCGCCCCGGCCCACTCACCGCCGACCCGGTGACCACCACCACGGTGCGCAGGTACAGCATGGGCGGCAGCACCCGCGCCCTGGCCACCGGTGACTTCGACGGCGACGGCCGGGACGACCTCGCCGCCACCTGGCAGGGCTTGGAGGACTCCAGCACCTTCATCACGCGCTGGGACGCCCAGGCCCAGCCCGCTCAGTGGTGGGCCGACGCCGACCGCGGCAGCGCGCTCGCCGCCGCCGACTTCGACGGGGACGGCACCGACGACCTCGCGGTCGGCCTCGTACAGCCCAATACGGAGTCGGAGACGACGCATTGCGAGGACCGGCTCGGCGGTGCACTGCTCCGGCTGAAGGGTTCCAAGAGCGCACAGTTCGGTACCGAGAACGAGTGCATCACCCAGTCCAGCCCGGAGGTCGGCGGTAGTGCCGAGGAGGGCGACGACTTCGGCACAGCGCTGGCCGCCGGCGACCTGAACGGCGACAACCGTCCGGAACTGGTGGTCGGCGTGCCCGGAGAGGACGTGGGCACCGTGAAGGACGCCGGCGGATACGTCGTCATGAACGGCACGGAGCACGGCCCCTACGGCGGTCTGGCCCGCAGCCAGAGCACCCCGAACATGCCCGGCACGGCCGAGGCCGGCGACCGCTTCGGCGCCCAGGTGACCGTCGGCGACTACAACCGCGACGGCTTGTGGGACACCGCGGTGAGCGCGCCCGGCGAGAACGCCGGTGAGCCCAGGTCGGGTGGCGTCTGGTTCGCGCCGAGCAGCACCGAGGAGACGTACCCGCCGGGCAAGTCGCTGACCCCGTTCGGCTTCGCGCTGCCCAACGGGGCCATCAAGTACGGCGAAGTGCTGGGGCTTTAG
- a CDS encoding LppX_LprAFG lipoprotein — translation MRRAHLLSAAVLLLCTACSGGPDSGASESTKKAVDHGAAVRAAIERTSADSARLAEKIELQSADSPTTYVFAIAGAFDLAGDRGRLTVELEDSGMEPVEEVFVGDTVYVRGSRDVGEGKWASADRSEALTRYFLRAPLNDPEHLLRQMKTMRQVSNEGKDQVNGAPAVHYRGTIDHATATLRMTAETKQGLDDLREELGDDVPVYADVWVDGKGRAVQARLSYFGGMKAMTTMTLSDFGTPVKAEAPSARQVVPVTAGEDVLLA, via the coding sequence ATGCGCCGCGCCCACCTCCTCTCCGCCGCTGTCCTCCTGCTCTGCACCGCGTGTTCCGGCGGTCCGGACAGTGGAGCCTCGGAGAGTACGAAGAAGGCCGTGGATCACGGGGCGGCCGTGCGTGCCGCGATCGAGAGGACGAGCGCGGACAGCGCCCGCCTGGCCGAGAAGATCGAGTTGCAGTCCGCCGACAGCCCCACGACGTACGTGTTCGCGATCGCCGGCGCTTTCGACCTGGCGGGTGACAGGGGCCGGCTCACGGTGGAGCTCGAGGACAGCGGCATGGAACCCGTCGAGGAGGTCTTCGTCGGCGACACCGTCTATGTGCGGGGCTCGCGGGACGTGGGCGAGGGCAAGTGGGCCTCAGCCGACCGGAGCGAGGCCCTCACTCGCTATTTCCTGCGGGCGCCGCTGAACGACCCCGAGCACCTGCTCCGCCAGATGAAGACGATGCGACAGGTGTCGAACGAGGGCAAGGACCAGGTGAACGGCGCCCCTGCGGTGCACTACCGGGGCACCATCGACCACGCCACCGCGACGCTCCGGATGACGGCGGAGACGAAACAAGGGCTGGACGACCTGCGCGAGGAGCTGGGCGACGACGTGCCCGTCTACGCGGACGTGTGGGTCGACGGGAAGGGGCGCGCCGTCCAGGCCCGGTTGTCCTACTTCGGCGGTATGAAGGCCATGACGACGATGACACTCTCGGACTTCGGGACTCCGGTGAAGGCCGAGGCGCCGTCGGCCAGGCAGGTCGTCCCCGTGACGGCGGGCGAGGACGTCCTGCTGGCCTGA
- a CDS encoding radical SAM protein codes for MNHSDQRFHVIVLSNFAKGFDKYAFAYGKAGIPESTYPDRFHLLTRAELGIGIGKARRLLDRLAIPGDRLLVLETTVDPATLVPNVATGLGMELHEARIRLSAVHELNHVGDEFTLRPTTVEDAMAASLHLHGSAQRRYVDMRPRSVSLLPVASACQARCSFCFSAASISSDQAPARVPWDAVAHWLERARAAGAERAVITGGGEPTLIPFEQQLRLVSACSAAFPKVVLITNAHTLAKGPHADRAGRLAALSAAGLSVLAVSRHHQDDAVSERLMMLSTPVSSVIDSWRMERDRWPGLRMRLICVLQHGGVADASAVADYLSWAAALGVEEVCFKELYVSTSTESLYFDRAANVWSREHQVSLSVVTRFAEQHGFELASRLPWGAPVYHGNWDGRPVRIAAYTEPSLFWERTNGIARSWNVMADGRCYASLEDRASEIVPEGATA; via the coding sequence ATGAACCACAGTGACCAGCGCTTCCACGTCATCGTGCTGTCGAACTTCGCGAAGGGCTTCGACAAGTACGCGTTCGCTTACGGCAAGGCGGGGATTCCGGAAAGTACCTATCCCGACCGGTTCCATCTGCTGACCCGTGCGGAGTTGGGAATCGGCATCGGCAAGGCGCGACGCCTGCTGGACCGTCTGGCCATTCCTGGCGACCGGCTGCTGGTGCTGGAAACCACGGTGGACCCCGCCACGTTGGTGCCCAACGTGGCGACCGGCCTCGGCATGGAACTGCACGAGGCTCGCATCCGGTTGTCAGCCGTCCACGAACTCAACCACGTAGGCGACGAGTTCACCCTGCGCCCGACAACCGTCGAAGACGCGATGGCGGCCTCCCTGCACCTGCACGGATCGGCACAGCGTCGCTACGTCGACATGCGACCGCGCTCGGTTTCGCTTCTGCCGGTCGCCTCCGCCTGCCAAGCCCGGTGTTCGTTCTGCTTCTCCGCGGCTTCGATCTCCAGCGACCAGGCGCCGGCCCGGGTCCCATGGGACGCGGTCGCCCACTGGCTGGAGCGCGCCCGGGCAGCGGGTGCCGAACGTGCGGTGATCACCGGCGGCGGGGAACCCACGCTCATACCGTTCGAACAGCAGCTACGGCTGGTGTCCGCCTGCTCGGCGGCCTTCCCGAAGGTCGTCCTGATCACCAACGCGCACACCCTCGCGAAGGGTCCGCACGCTGACCGCGCCGGGCGTCTCGCAGCCCTGAGCGCCGCAGGCCTGAGCGTGCTGGCGGTCTCCCGGCACCATCAGGACGACGCTGTCAGCGAGCGGCTGATGATGCTGAGCACGCCGGTGAGCTCTGTGATCGACTCCTGGCGCATGGAACGTGACCGCTGGCCGGGGCTGCGCATGAGGCTCATCTGCGTGCTCCAGCACGGCGGCGTCGCCGACGCGTCCGCGGTCGCCGACTACCTTTCGTGGGCCGCGGCTCTCGGTGTCGAAGAAGTCTGCTTCAAAGAGCTCTACGTATCCACCAGCACCGAGTCGCTCTACTTCGACCGCGCCGCCAACGTCTGGAGCCGGGAGCACCAGGTGTCGCTGTCCGTCGTCACCCGGTTCGCCGAGCAGCACGGCTTCGAACTGGCGAGCCGTCTGCCCTGGGGTGCGCCGGTCTACCACGGCAACTGGGACGGACGGCCTGTACGGATCGCCGCCTACACCGAACCCAGCCTGTTCTGGGAACGCACCAATGGGATCGCACGCAGCTGGAACGTCATGGCCGACGGCCGCTGCTACGCCTCCCTGGAAGACCGGGCCAGCGAGATCGTGCCAGAAGGTGCCACGGCATGA
- a CDS encoding aminoglycoside phosphotransferase family protein, which translates to MTDSEIEITAELLHGLLKDQHPDLAGLALREVAGGWDNHMWRLGDELVLRMPRTERAPDLQRKERRWLPFLAPRLPLPVPTPVRIGEPSARFPRLWTIMTWVPGEPLDCTSISRSDHAADTLAGFLKTLHVEAPTDAPTSSDRGAHPRNCTDGFEKCVQAIAPGGIAGDVQALWDVWDDAVAAPEWQGPPVWLHGDLHPANVVVSDGTLSGVIDFGDMFTGDPAWDLAAAWLLLPAGAGARFFEEYADADEATIRRARGLAALKSLFLILMGQNGERGLPGGKPTWGPAGRAALDRVLTPSWG; encoded by the coding sequence ATGACCGACTCCGAGATCGAGATCACCGCAGAGCTGCTGCACGGCCTTCTCAAGGACCAGCATCCGGACCTTGCAGGGCTGGCCCTCCGCGAAGTAGCCGGCGGCTGGGACAACCACATGTGGCGCCTCGGGGACGAGTTGGTCCTGCGCATGCCGCGCACGGAACGTGCCCCGGATCTCCAGCGCAAAGAGCGCCGGTGGCTGCCCTTCCTGGCGCCGCGCCTTCCGCTCCCGGTTCCGACCCCTGTGCGGATCGGCGAACCGTCCGCGCGCTTCCCGAGGCTCTGGACCATCATGACGTGGGTCCCCGGCGAGCCGCTCGACTGCACCTCGATCAGCCGCAGCGACCACGCTGCCGACACTCTGGCGGGCTTCCTCAAAACGCTCCATGTGGAGGCGCCGACCGATGCGCCGACCAGTTCGGACCGCGGCGCTCACCCCAGGAACTGCACGGACGGCTTCGAGAAGTGTGTGCAAGCGATTGCCCCCGGCGGCATCGCCGGCGACGTACAGGCCCTCTGGGACGTCTGGGACGATGCCGTTGCGGCCCCCGAGTGGCAGGGCCCGCCGGTATGGCTGCACGGTGATCTCCACCCCGCGAATGTCGTCGTCTCGGACGGGACGCTCTCGGGCGTGATCGATTTCGGTGACATGTTCACCGGCGATCCGGCGTGGGACCTTGCGGCCGCGTGGCTGCTCCTGCCCGCAGGCGCAGGCGCACGGTTCTTCGAGGAGTACGCGGATGCGGACGAGGCGACCATCCGGCGCGCCCGAGGTTTGGCTGCGTTGAAGAGCCTCTTCCTCATTCTTATGGGCCAGAACGGGGAGCGGGGCCTTCCCGGCGGCAAGCCGACATGGGGGCCCGCAGGAAGGGCGGCGCTCGATCGTGTTCTGACACCCAGCTGGGGCTGA
- a CDS encoding pyridoxal-phosphate dependent enzyme: MRYDSITEAIGNTPLVRIDPAVHGLRHIDLYAKLEMLNPFGSVKDRPAWNMARPLLEGAAEQGDTVVELSSGNTAKALALLAGMHGLRFKSVTNRMRVPEIKELLLLLGAEIEELPGQSECLDPTDTDDPLTRFHQVLSEPGSTYLHTDQYFNPRNTDAHAAGTGPEIIKDLDGRAPDWFIACVGTAGSSTGVARVLREHDPETRVLGLVAHKSDFIPGIRTIDEVHQVGLFDPATYDTIESVTSDEAIDGMLTLIRRCGLLTGPTGGAAYHGAVRHLRPLDGELAEAAQRRTAVFIVCDRTESYLSYVRRRRPELLGRSRPKHSAAALTDAEIRAGATVIGIEDARRWIGDAEPRPLVVDLRGPHAYAALHIEGSVNIVDELFDELVRGGLPFSKAQPVLLACPVGEKSARYAAVLSRMGHPDVRSLAGGIVAWRDAGAPLVRE; the protein is encoded by the coding sequence ATGAGGTACGACAGCATCACGGAGGCCATCGGCAACACGCCGCTGGTGCGGATCGACCCGGCTGTGCACGGCCTGCGCCACATCGACCTCTACGCGAAGCTGGAGATGCTCAACCCCTTCGGGTCGGTCAAGGACAGGCCCGCCTGGAACATGGCCCGCCCGCTTCTCGAAGGCGCGGCCGAGCAGGGCGACACGGTCGTGGAACTTTCCAGCGGCAACACCGCGAAGGCCCTCGCCCTGCTGGCCGGTATGCACGGGCTGCGGTTCAAGAGCGTGACCAACCGGATGCGGGTGCCGGAGATCAAGGAGCTTCTTCTGCTGCTGGGCGCCGAGATCGAGGAACTGCCGGGGCAGAGCGAATGTCTCGACCCGACCGACACCGACGATCCGCTGACCCGGTTCCACCAGGTGCTCTCCGAACCGGGGAGCACCTATCTGCACACCGACCAGTACTTCAACCCGCGCAACACGGATGCGCACGCGGCGGGCACCGGTCCGGAGATCATCAAGGATCTTGACGGACGGGCCCCGGACTGGTTCATCGCCTGTGTGGGCACGGCCGGTTCGTCGACCGGGGTGGCCCGGGTGCTGCGCGAGCACGACCCCGAGACGCGGGTCCTCGGACTGGTCGCCCACAAGTCGGACTTCATCCCCGGTATCCGCACCATCGACGAGGTCCACCAGGTCGGCCTGTTCGACCCGGCGACGTACGACACGATCGAGTCGGTGACCTCCGACGAGGCCATCGACGGCATGCTGACCCTCATCCGTCGCTGCGGACTTCTGACCGGACCGACAGGAGGCGCCGCCTACCACGGGGCGGTACGGCATCTGCGCCCGCTGGACGGGGAGTTGGCGGAAGCGGCACAGCGCCGGACGGCGGTCTTCATCGTCTGCGACCGCACCGAGAGCTATCTGAGTTACGTGCGCCGGCGACGCCCCGAACTCCTGGGCCGATCGCGTCCGAAGCACTCCGCCGCAGCCCTCACCGACGCCGAGATACGCGCCGGAGCGACCGTCATCGGCATTGAGGACGCCCGGCGGTGGATCGGCGACGCAGAGCCGCGCCCGCTCGTCGTCGACCTGCGCGGCCCTCACGCGTACGCCGCGCTGCACATCGAGGGGTCGGTCAACATCGTCGACGAGCTTTTCGACGAACTCGTCCGTGGCGGGCTGCCGTTCAGCAAGGCGCAGCCGGTGCTGCTGGCCTGTCCGGTCGGCGAGAAGTCCGCCCGCTATGCCGCCGTGCTGAGCAGGATGGGGCATCCGGACGTGCGCAGCCTGGCCGGTGGCATCGTCGCCTGGCGGGACGCGGGTGCACCGCTGGTGCGGGAATGA
- a CDS encoding class I SAM-dependent methyltransferase, producing MKPLEDLAVYDDADFYDQEFAARTHDIPFFLGQAVRAGGPVLEVACGTGRITLPIARAGVEVTGLDLMPSMLARARQRAAGERLPVEWLEQDCRDIRSDRRFALVFSATNAMQHLHDLDSVVAFLASARKVLRPGGTLILDVFNPDMAKLCRLPESPYHHKSVVDLDGATLDVRATTSYDAAAQVLRFTLDYLRDGVCVRIKKVSMRCFFPEELLALCRLAGLDVAQRYGDYDQSPFTSTSPKQLLFCRSRTANGQIGDPPSVPVMHLS from the coding sequence ATGAAGCCGCTGGAGGACCTGGCCGTATACGACGATGCGGACTTCTACGATCAGGAGTTCGCCGCGCGCACCCACGACATCCCGTTCTTCCTCGGCCAAGCGGTCCGGGCGGGCGGTCCGGTCCTGGAGGTGGCCTGCGGAACCGGCCGCATCACCCTGCCCATCGCGCGGGCGGGTGTCGAGGTCACAGGGCTTGATCTCATGCCCTCGATGCTTGCGCGTGCCCGTCAACGCGCCGCAGGCGAGCGACTGCCAGTCGAGTGGCTGGAACAGGACTGCCGAGACATCCGCTCCGACAGGCGCTTCGCCTTGGTGTTCTCGGCAACCAACGCGATGCAGCACCTGCACGACCTGGATTCCGTGGTCGCGTTCCTCGCCTCGGCGCGAAAGGTGCTGCGACCGGGCGGGACCCTGATCCTGGACGTGTTCAACCCCGACATGGCCAAGCTGTGCCGGCTTCCCGAGTCGCCCTACCACCACAAGTCGGTCGTGGACCTGGACGGTGCGACGCTCGACGTGCGAGCGACGACCAGCTACGACGCCGCCGCCCAAGTGCTGCGCTTCACACTGGACTACCTACGCGACGGCGTGTGCGTACGCATCAAGAAGGTCAGCATGCGCTGCTTCTTTCCCGAGGAACTGCTGGCACTCTGCCGGCTGGCCGGTCTCGACGTCGCGCAGCGCTACGGGGATTACGACCAGTCCCCGTTCACGAGCACCTCGCCGAAGCAGCTCTTGTTCTGCCGCTCCCGAACCGCCAACGGCCAGATCGGCGATCCGCCGTCGGTGCCGGTGATGCATCTGAGCTGA
- a CDS encoding Y4yA family PLP-dependent enzyme: MRVPLYLQPRLEAPLTSLLANRPFLHSLVDALGSPLNVLVPERIAENAERFLAVYRKHHLSGRVYFAHKANRSSALVRRLAAADPVGVGVDVASLGELRHALGCGVTPDRIMATGPKDAEFLWLAARVGATVNLDSRGELEQLAELVRKHALPRVDVLLRFAEFESAAGSQGVSGVRVLSRRSRFGTPADEVSELLSAVERHGDAVVLTGVAYHLDTTGLPEKARALERCVMLLDECRARGLAPRAVDIGGGFGVGYVADADQWEHWTTALSEAVLGTGPALTWRGHGYGLRNEGGTVRGSAALYPAHRPTAGPGYLDELLSLPAPSLARPSATLLLEHLYDLYAEPGRALVDQCGLSLARVLDVRRTGHDSGDYLVRLGMNAGDVSLEEHGVVVDPVLLPRTGVAEESGEDPVGVYLVGNLCLEADLITRRKVFLPRLPRTGDVLAFANTAGYAMDFHAHHAQRQPVARTVAVVRDGASWGWCLDEDYWPITRPGGALS, from the coding sequence GTGCGTGTGCCCTTGTATCTGCAGCCACGACTGGAAGCTCCGCTCACCTCTCTGCTGGCGAACCGCCCGTTCCTGCACTCTCTCGTCGATGCGCTCGGATCCCCGCTCAATGTGCTGGTTCCGGAGCGGATCGCCGAGAATGCCGAGCGTTTCCTTGCCGTCTACCGCAAGCACCATCTGTCCGGGCGGGTGTATTTCGCTCACAAAGCGAACCGGTCCAGCGCCCTGGTCCGGCGACTGGCGGCGGCCGACCCGGTCGGGGTCGGCGTCGATGTCGCCTCGCTGGGGGAGTTGCGGCATGCCCTGGGGTGTGGCGTCACCCCGGACCGGATCATGGCCACCGGCCCCAAGGACGCGGAGTTCCTGTGGCTCGCCGCCCGCGTCGGAGCGACGGTGAACCTCGACTCGCGCGGTGAGCTGGAGCAACTGGCCGAGCTCGTGCGGAAGCACGCTCTTCCCCGGGTCGATGTCCTGCTGCGCTTCGCCGAGTTCGAGTCGGCCGCAGGTTCCCAGGGAGTATCCGGTGTGCGGGTGCTCTCGCGGCGCAGCCGCTTCGGCACTCCGGCGGACGAGGTGAGCGAGTTGCTGTCCGCGGTCGAACGGCACGGTGACGCCGTCGTGTTGACCGGCGTCGCCTACCACCTGGACACGACCGGGCTGCCGGAGAAGGCCCGTGCCCTGGAGCGCTGTGTGATGCTCCTGGACGAGTGCCGCGCCAGGGGACTCGCCCCGCGCGCCGTCGACATCGGCGGCGGTTTCGGCGTCGGCTATGTCGCCGACGCCGACCAGTGGGAGCACTGGACCACGGCGCTGTCCGAGGCGGTCCTGGGAACCGGTCCGGCCTTGACCTGGCGCGGCCACGGCTACGGACTGCGCAACGAGGGCGGCACCGTGCGGGGGTCCGCTGCCCTCTACCCGGCTCACCGCCCCACTGCCGGGCCCGGCTATCTGGACGAGCTGCTCTCCCTGCCCGCCCCCTCCCTGGCCCGCCCGTCGGCCACCCTGCTCCTGGAGCACCTCTACGACCTGTACGCCGAGCCGGGCCGCGCACTGGTAGACCAGTGCGGACTCTCCCTGGCGCGCGTCCTGGACGTACGGCGTACGGGCCACGACTCCGGCGACTACCTGGTGCGCCTCGGCATGAACGCCGGGGACGTGAGCCTGGAGGAACACGGCGTGGTCGTCGATCCGGTACTGCTTCCACGCACCGGAGTGGCCGAGGAGAGCGGCGAGGATCCGGTGGGCGTCTACCTCGTCGGCAACCTGTGCCTGGAGGCCGATCTGATCACGCGCCGCAAGGTCTTCCTGCCCCGGCTGCCGCGCACCGGCGACGTGCTGGCGTTCGCCAACACGGCCGGCTACGCGATGGACTTCCATGCCCACCACGCACAGCGGCAGCCGGTCGCCCGCACGGTCGCGGTCGTCCGGGACGGCGCATCGTGGGGCTGGTGCCTGGACGAGGACTACTGGCCGATCACGCGACCCGGGGGAGCGTTGTCATGA
- a CDS encoding aminotransferase class I/II-fold pyridoxal phosphate-dependent enzyme, producing the protein MRFDDFQEFRQRELSASSSLLDAAETNVYRALAPMCPEPPTGMSTVHRCDLARAWLRRFELPEEWSGQAMVCRGVRHGLGVVFHRLRTVQARLWLPSDVYPVYFELARAAGLTPASYPTLPTPALPRSPADDRPEYLLLANPSKPLGRYLSDAECAAVISWLRESPRRRLLIDSVYDLGAPFAAGTRRLLDTGCAVLLHSVTKGWLWPRTFGVVLLGPAQAELAEAFRADPPTPAQLRLADHLLTEHGDVPRQVVGELAARAERLFERLPDEVLGAIPTASRTCPGNYFFPVEIPAETLQRECGVLAMPVSVFGESSWSGSILTSLADAFGPTPTAAR; encoded by the coding sequence ATGAGGTTCGACGACTTCCAGGAATTCCGGCAGCGAGAACTCAGCGCCTCCTCATCGCTTCTGGACGCCGCCGAGACCAACGTGTACCGGGCGCTTGCCCCGATGTGCCCGGAACCACCGACCGGCATGAGCACGGTGCACCGGTGCGATCTCGCCCGTGCCTGGCTGCGGCGCTTCGAGCTGCCGGAAGAGTGGTCCGGCCAGGCCATGGTCTGTCGAGGGGTCCGGCACGGGCTCGGCGTGGTGTTCCACCGGCTGCGCACCGTGCAAGCGCGGTTGTGGCTGCCCAGCGACGTGTACCCGGTCTACTTCGAGCTGGCCCGCGCTGCGGGCCTGACGCCCGCGTCCTACCCGACGCTGCCGACGCCGGCCCTGCCGAGGTCGCCGGCGGACGACCGGCCCGAATACCTGCTGCTCGCCAACCCCAGCAAGCCGCTCGGCCGGTACCTGTCCGATGCCGAGTGTGCCGCGGTGATTTCGTGGTTGCGGGAATCACCACGCCGCCGCCTGCTGATCGACAGCGTCTACGACCTGGGAGCGCCGTTCGCGGCCGGCACACGGCGATTGCTGGACACCGGTTGTGCGGTCCTGCTGCATTCGGTCACCAAGGGATGGCTGTGGCCTCGCACGTTCGGCGTGGTCCTGCTGGGTCCCGCGCAAGCCGAACTGGCCGAAGCATTCCGGGCGGATCCACCGACGCCGGCTCAGCTGAGGCTCGCCGACCATCTGCTGACCGAGCACGGCGACGTGCCCCGGCAGGTCGTCGGCGAACTGGCCGCACGGGCTGAGCGGTTGTTCGAACGGTTGCCGGACGAGGTGCTCGGGGCGATTCCCACGGCGAGCCGGACCTGTCCCGGCAACTACTTCTTCCCGGTTGAAATACCGGCGGAGACACTCCAGCGTGAGTGCGGCGTGCTCGCCATGCCGGTCAGCGTGTTCGGGGAGAGCAGTTGGTCCGGCTCCATCCTGACCAGCCTTGCTGACGCTTTCGGTCCGACGCCGACGGCGGCGCGATGA
- a CDS encoding phosphotransferase family protein, whose amino-acid sequence MAGAAWAALGGGRRLETVERIAGGSKKGVYRLVMDDATTAIAYLWDEAENYWPAATGDGDLTDPFSPGLGLDLFEAAHARLDALGVRVPAIRLVDRDGAHCPADLAIVEDLPGESLEALLARDPGAAAPVMARLAESLEVMRRHQAPGYGKVALVDGGGASRGTSCEAVVLDRALRDLAEAASRDPRIAGARGRLEDGLLGLAAAVRPRAEYAVVHGELGPDHVLVDADGMPVAIDIEGLMYFDVEWEHVFLRIRLHDAYQPLRAAGLDEDRLALYMLAQRLSLTAGPLRLLDGDFPDRTFMAGIAEYNLKQALELVHD is encoded by the coding sequence TTGGCTGGTGCGGCGTGGGCCGCACTGGGCGGCGGGCGGCGGCTGGAGACGGTCGAGCGGATCGCGGGCGGCAGTAAGAAGGGCGTGTACCGCCTGGTGATGGACGATGCGACGACGGCGATCGCCTACCTGTGGGACGAAGCCGAGAACTACTGGCCGGCGGCCACAGGCGACGGCGACCTCACCGACCCGTTCTCGCCCGGCCTCGGGCTCGATCTGTTCGAGGCTGCGCACGCGCGGTTGGACGCACTCGGCGTCCGCGTTCCGGCGATCCGTCTCGTCGACCGCGACGGCGCCCACTGCCCGGCCGACCTTGCGATCGTCGAAGACCTTCCGGGAGAGAGCCTGGAGGCGTTGCTCGCGCGCGACCCAGGTGCTGCCGCTCCGGTCATGGCCCGGCTCGCGGAGTCCCTGGAAGTGATGCGACGTCACCAGGCACCGGGGTACGGCAAGGTGGCCCTGGTCGATGGCGGAGGAGCGTCACGCGGTACGTCGTGCGAGGCGGTGGTTCTCGACCGTGCGCTGCGTGATCTGGCCGAGGCGGCCTCCCGCGATCCGCGGATCGCGGGCGCCCGCGGCCGGCTGGAGGACGGGCTGCTGGGCCTGGCGGCCGCGGTGCGGCCCCGCGCGGAGTACGCGGTCGTGCACGGCGAACTGGGGCCCGATCACGTGCTGGTGGACGCGGACGGGATGCCCGTGGCGATCGACATCGAGGGATTGATGTACTTCGACGTCGAGTGGGAGCACGTGTTTCTGCGGATCCGCCTGCACGACGCCTACCAGCCGCTGAGGGCGGCCGGGCTGGACGAGGACCGGCTCGCGCTCTACATGCTCGCGCAGCGGCTCTCGCTGACGGCGGGGCCGCTGCGGCTGCTCGACGGGGACTTCCCCGACCGGACGTTCATGGCGGGCATCGCCGAGTACAACCTGAAGCAGGCGCTGGAACTGGTCCACGACTGA
- a CDS encoding DUF5707 domain-containing protein gives MSRRVVLSVTAGVVVLGGAGAFALAHAGEQPPSLAHSTARYTAPDGDRAGSLTFTTDVTASSDVKNVKVLAWPANSSFAKKRLTAKDMAAAESADCKPSGGDTERCTYTVAVTGADADGSPRGLWHVAVLATAEDGHTTLDTKAADFTVE, from the coding sequence ATGTCGCGTCGTGTCGTTCTGTCTGTGACTGCCGGTGTCGTCGTCCTCGGAGGTGCCGGTGCCTTCGCCCTCGCCCACGCCGGGGAGCAGCCTCCGTCGCTGGCGCACAGTACGGCCCGATACACCGCGCCCGACGGCGACCGCGCGGGCTCGCTGACCTTCACCACTGACGTCACGGCGTCCTCCGATGTCAAGAACGTGAAGGTGCTGGCCTGGCCGGCGAACTCGTCCTTCGCGAAGAAGAGGCTGACCGCCAAGGACATGGCCGCCGCGGAGTCGGCCGACTGCAAGCCCTCGGGCGGGGACACCGAGCGGTGCACCTACACGGTCGCCGTCACCGGCGCCGATGCCGACGGGTCTCCTCGAGGCCTGTGGCACGTGGCTGTCCTGGCCACCGCCGAGGACGGCCACACGACGCTGGACACCAAGGCGGCCGACTTCACGGTGGAGTGA